The Paenibacillus tianjinensis genome has a window encoding:
- a CDS encoding SHOCT domain-containing protein, which translates to MMMGYGFGFGMFGLVINFLLILGVVYWVIKWVRGGGESRIDDNTPERILNERFARGEITEEEYLRMKSILRD; encoded by the coding sequence ATGATGATGGGTTATGGTTTTGGGTTCGGTATGTTTGGATTGGTCATCAATTTCTTGCTGATACTAGGTGTAGTTTATTGGGTAATAAAATGGGTTAGGGGAGGAGGGGAATCACGTATTGATGACAATACGCCAGAGAGAATCTTGAATGAACGATTTGCTAGGGGTGAAATCACGGAAGAGGAATATCTGCGGATGAAGAGCATCCTCCGGGACTGA
- a CDS encoding MDR family MFS transporter produces the protein MKKYNTRAIMASLLICGFVGMFSETALNIAISNLMDVFKISAATAQWLTTGFLLTLGILMPMTGWLLQRFTTRQLFIASLASSIVGTLIAALAFNFEMLMLARVLQAVGMGLLIPLMFNTILIVYPPEQRGAAMGFVGLVIMFAPATGPSVAGLLIEYFTWHYIFWLSLPFLIVGLLVGLKYLDNVTEITKSRIDVLSVILSTIGFGGVVFGFSKAGEGEGGWTSAVVMSSIIIGLIALVLFALRQNVMREPMMNLRVFKYPMYIVGLVLVLACMMIILSSMIILPLFLQNGMGLTAFAAGLMLLPGSALNGILSPRMGRLFDKYGPRGLVISGLIIVVAALWFFSGISVVSSVAFLVTLHVGLMVGISMVWMPAQTNGLNQLPPELYPHGTAIMNTLQQVAGAIGTAVAISILTGGMQNYLHSSSAPTEQAELAKALTFGSQNVFIFAMIVTLIGLCTSFFIRRVIVKHAMMNSPH, from the coding sequence ATGAAGAAATACAATACGAGGGCTATCATGGCGTCGCTGCTGATTTGCGGGTTCGTCGGCATGTTCAGCGAAACAGCCCTTAATATTGCGATAAGTAATTTAATGGATGTGTTCAAAATTTCCGCGGCGACCGCGCAGTGGCTGACGACAGGCTTCTTGCTGACGCTCGGTATACTGATGCCAATGACAGGTTGGTTACTGCAGAGGTTCACGACCAGACAGCTGTTTATCGCTTCGCTTGCCAGCTCAATCGTGGGTACTTTAATTGCAGCACTCGCTTTTAATTTTGAAATGCTGATGCTGGCTCGCGTCTTACAGGCGGTGGGTATGGGATTGTTAATACCGCTCATGTTCAATACGATACTTATTGTATATCCGCCGGAGCAGCGCGGAGCGGCCATGGGCTTCGTCGGACTTGTTATCATGTTCGCGCCGGCAACCGGTCCTTCTGTAGCAGGTCTGCTAATCGAATATTTCACCTGGCATTATATTTTTTGGCTGTCGCTTCCGTTTTTGATCGTGGGGTTATTGGTGGGGCTGAAGTATTTGGATAATGTTACCGAGATCACAAAGTCCCGCATCGATGTATTGTCTGTCATACTGTCTACAATCGGCTTCGGCGGGGTAGTGTTCGGGTTCAGTAAAGCAGGGGAAGGTGAAGGGGGCTGGACTAGTGCAGTCGTGATGTCTTCCATTATCATTGGGCTGATTGCGCTCGTATTATTTGCCTTGCGTCAGAATGTGATGCGTGAACCGATGATGAATCTGCGCGTATTCAAATATCCTATGTACATCGTTGGATTGGTGCTTGTGCTGGCATGTATGATGATCATCTTGTCGAGTATGATTATTCTGCCGTTGTTCCTTCAGAACGGTATGGGACTAACTGCATTTGCCGCCGGCCTCATGCTGCTTCCGGGCAGTGCGTTGAACGGTATTTTATCGCCGCGGATGGGGCGTTTGTTCGACAAATATGGTCCGAGAGGACTTGTCATTTCAGGCCTCATTATTGTTGTGGCAGCGTTATGGTTCTTCTCCGGTATATCCGTTGTATCTTCTGTGGCTTTCCTAGTGACGCTGCATGTCGGACTTATGGTAGGAATCTCTATGGTATGGATGCCGGCGCAAACGAATGGCCTGAATCAACTGCCCCCTGAGCTGTACCCACACGGTACGGCAATAATGAATACCTTGCAGCAAGTCGCTGGGGCAATCGGCACAGCCGTCGCGATCAGTATTCTTACAGGCGGCATGCAGAATTACTTGCATAGTTCCTCCGCACCGACAGAACAGGCCGAATTAGCAAAAGCACTGACCTTCGGTTCCCAGAATGTGTTCATATTCGCGATGATTGTCACATTAATCGGTCTCTGTACCTCATTCTTCATTCGCCGCGTAATCGTTAAGCACGCAATGATGAACTCTCCACATTAA